In Halococcus hamelinensis 100A6, a genomic segment contains:
- a CDS encoding OBG GTPase family GTP-binding protein has protein sequence MGVEDEIEEIREEISETPYNKSTEAHIGRLKSKLADLKEKLENQSSAGGGQGYSVEQTGDATVALVGMPSAGKSTLLNALTNAESEVGSYEFTTLDVNPGMLKHKGANIQVLDVPGLIKGAAGGKGGGREVLSVIRTADLVVFVLSVFEIDRYEPLRRDLYDNKIRLDTRPPKIRITPKGKGGIDVTLAPEVELEPDTVREVLRERGYTNANIAITEPVDLDLLLDGILDNRVYLPSLVTVNKADLIEPDYLDTVNEELREYDIDPEEAVFISAEEEKGLDALREEIWQGLDLIRVYMDKPGRGPDYEEPLVLKAGQTVGDAAKKLGGDLDDRFRFARVSGPSAKHDDQQIGREHELADEDVLRIVARR, from the coding sequence ATGGGCGTCGAAGACGAGATCGAGGAGATCCGGGAGGAGATATCGGAGACGCCGTACAACAAGTCCACGGAGGCGCACATCGGCCGATTGAAGTCGAAGCTCGCCGACCTGAAGGAGAAGCTCGAGAACCAGTCCTCCGCGGGCGGTGGGCAGGGCTACTCGGTCGAACAGACCGGCGACGCGACCGTGGCGCTCGTCGGGATGCCGAGCGCGGGCAAGTCCACCCTCCTCAACGCGCTCACCAACGCCGAGAGCGAGGTCGGTTCCTACGAGTTCACCACGCTCGACGTCAACCCCGGGATGCTGAAACACAAGGGTGCGAACATCCAGGTACTCGACGTTCCCGGGCTCATCAAGGGCGCGGCGGGCGGGAAGGGTGGCGGACGTGAGGTGCTGTCGGTCATCAGAACCGCGGACCTCGTGGTGTTCGTGCTCTCGGTGTTCGAGATCGACCGGTACGAACCGCTCAGACGTGACCTCTACGACAACAAAATTCGTCTAGATACCCGTCCGCCGAAGATCCGGATCACCCCGAAGGGCAAGGGCGGGATCGACGTCACGCTCGCGCCGGAGGTCGAGTTGGAACCCGATACGGTACGAGAAGTCCTCCGCGAGCGTGGCTACACCAACGCCAACATCGCCATCACCGAGCCTGTAGACCTCGACTTGCTGCTCGATGGGATCCTCGACAACCGGGTCTATCTGCCCTCGCTGGTGACGGTCAACAAGGCCGACCTCATCGAACCCGACTACCTCGATACCGTGAACGAGGAGCTCCGCGAGTACGACATCGATCCCGAAGAAGCGGTGTTCATCAGCGCCGAGGAGGAGAAGGGCCTCGACGCGCTCCGCGAGGAGATCTGGCAGGGGCTCGACCTCATTCGCGTCTACATGGACAAACCCGGTCGCGGCCCGGACTACGAGGAGCCGCTGGTGCTCAAAGCCGGCCAGACGGTCGGCGACGCCGCCAAGAAACTCGGCGGCGACCTCGACGACCGCTTCCGGTTCGCGCGGGTGAGCGGCCCGAGCGCGAAACACGACGACCAACAGATCGGGCGCGAACACGAGCTCGCCGACGAGGACGTCCTCCGGATCGTCGCGCGGCGATGA
- a CDS encoding DUF4260 domain-containing protein produces MNPRPILRAEGVAVFAAASAAYFLLDGPLWLYAVLFFAPDLGMVGYAVNPRVGSHTYNLVHTYVLPIALLGLGVWQAVPLAVLVAAIWAAHIGFDRVFGFGLKFRSEFGATHLGPERFTDEGLLADRGSVRRTTDSNLPK; encoded by the coding sequence ATGAATCCACGACCCATCCTCCGGGCGGAGGGGGTAGCGGTCTTCGCGGCGGCGTCCGCCGCGTACTTCCTCCTCGATGGCCCGCTCTGGCTCTACGCGGTGCTGTTCTTCGCACCCGACCTCGGCATGGTCGGCTACGCCGTGAACCCGCGGGTCGGGAGCCACACCTACAACCTCGTCCACACGTACGTCCTCCCGATCGCGCTGCTCGGTCTCGGCGTCTGGCAGGCCGTTCCGCTCGCGGTGCTAGTCGCGGCAATCTGGGCGGCGCACATCGGGTTCGACCGGGTCTTCGGGTTCGGGCTGAAGTTTCGGAGCGAGTTCGGGGCGACGCATCTCGGTCCCGAGCGATTCACCGACGAGGGCTTGCTCGCGGACCGCGGATCGGTACGTCGGACTACCGATTCGAACCTTCCGAAGTAA
- a CDS encoding tripartite tricarboxylate transporter permease, which translates to MGLVDESVVFAPGSAALALGFVFGGIALGTVSGLVPGLHANNFALLLAAAAPSIPGPPLYVGGAMLAAGVTHTFLDVVPALALGVPDPAMAASALPGHRLVVAGRGREALRLSALGSGLAVVLAVPLALPMTRLMVSVYPTISAHLPLALAAVAAFLVLTEGSVRACVGGALAFALSAGLGVLTLDLEPTAPLATGGMLMPLFAGAFGAPVLIEALDGAGVPEQADAVVTTPRRVVGSMAFAGTVSGAVVGYLPGVSAAVAATVALPLVPNDDGARGFLVATSGVNTSNTIFALFALVALGSPRTGVLVALDSTGVPLDLPLLLSAVVLAAGVGFVLVPLLGDRYLRTVGRLDYTWLSVVILCLLVVLSFLFAGFIGVGTFCAAALVGLVPAKVGARRVHLMGVLMGPLILGV; encoded by the coding sequence ATGGGGTTGGTCGACGAGAGCGTCGTGTTCGCTCCGGGATCGGCGGCGCTCGCGCTCGGCTTCGTCTTCGGGGGCATCGCGCTCGGGACGGTGAGCGGTCTGGTGCCCGGATTGCACGCCAACAACTTCGCGCTCCTGCTCGCGGCGGCCGCGCCCTCGATCCCCGGACCGCCGCTCTACGTCGGGGGAGCGATGCTCGCCGCCGGCGTCACCCACACCTTCCTCGACGTCGTGCCGGCGCTCGCGCTCGGGGTCCCCGACCCAGCGATGGCGGCCTCGGCGCTGCCCGGCCATCGGCTCGTGGTCGCGGGTCGTGGCCGCGAGGCCCTCCGGCTGTCGGCGCTCGGGAGCGGGCTCGCGGTCGTGCTCGCCGTCCCGCTCGCGCTCCCGATGACCCGGCTGATGGTATCGGTCTACCCCACGATCAGTGCCCATCTCCCGCTGGCGCTGGCTGCGGTCGCGGCGTTCTTGGTGCTCACCGAGGGTTCGGTCCGGGCGTGCGTCGGCGGGGCGCTCGCCTTCGCACTGAGCGCGGGCCTCGGTGTGCTCACGCTCGACCTCGAACCCACTGCACCGCTCGCGACGGGCGGGATGTTGATGCCGCTGTTCGCCGGCGCGTTCGGCGCGCCGGTGCTGATCGAGGCCCTCGACGGGGCGGGGGTTCCCGAGCAGGCCGACGCCGTGGTCACCACGCCCCGACGCGTCGTCGGGTCGATGGCGTTCGCCGGGACGGTCTCGGGGGCGGTCGTCGGCTATCTCCCCGGCGTCTCGGCGGCCGTCGCGGCGACGGTCGCGCTGCCGCTCGTTCCGAACGACGACGGCGCGCGCGGCTTCCTCGTGGCGACGAGCGGGGTCAACACCTCGAACACGATATTCGCCCTCTTCGCGCTCGTCGCGCTCGGGTCGCCCCGAACGGGAGTTCTGGTAGCGCTCGACTCCACCGGCGTGCCGCTCGATCTGCCCCTCCTGCTCTCGGCGGTCGTACTCGCCGCGGGTGTCGGGTTCGTACTCGTGCCACTTCTCGGCGACCGCTATCTCCGAACCGTGGGACGGCTCGATTACACCTGGCTCTCGGTGGTCATCCTCTGTCTGTTGGTCGTCCTCTCGTTCCTCTTCGCGGGGTTCATCGGGGTCGGTACGTTCTGTGCGGCCGCGCTCGTCGGACTGGTGCCCGCGAAAGTGGGCGCGCGTCGGGTTCACCTGATGGGGGTGTTGATGGGACCGCTGATACTCGGTGTGTGA
- a CDS encoding glutamate--cysteine ligase produces MDVGSAENFTRMGTVGIEEEFYVVDERGRPTSGTDELVYETDPPPILDGRLDHELFKCVIETQTPTCADLDEAHEKLHAVRAALVDHAETHGYGIAAAGLHPAAKWRELEHAEKPRYRAQLDRIQYPQHRNTTAGIHVHVGVDDAEKATWVANEVRWFLPVMLALSANSPYWYGFDTGLASARAKIFENLPNTGVPTAFRDFAAYRDFERLMVERDSINDRGELWYDVRPHTENGTVEVRAPDGQADPEAVFAFVEYVHALVMDLAERYERTADPWATYRSGGADSSAPPLRRELLDENKWRALRYGHDATFIDRDGTDIIGFRDAIEREADRLGVDGIARLAAAESGAARQRRLLESEGLDGVCAALML; encoded by the coding sequence ATGGACGTGGGTTCGGCCGAGAACTTCACTCGGATGGGGACTGTCGGGATCGAAGAGGAGTTCTACGTCGTCGACGAGCGCGGTCGGCCCACGTCGGGCACCGACGAACTCGTCTACGAGACCGACCCGCCCCCGATCCTCGACGGCCGCCTCGACCACGAACTCTTCAAGTGCGTCATCGAGACCCAGACCCCGACGTGTGCGGACCTCGACGAGGCCCACGAGAAGCTCCACGCGGTCCGAGCGGCGCTGGTCGACCACGCCGAGACTCACGGCTACGGCATCGCGGCGGCGGGCCTCCACCCGGCGGCGAAGTGGCGCGAACTCGAACACGCGGAGAAACCCCGGTATCGCGCCCAGCTAGATAGAATTCAGTACCCACAGCATCGGAACACGACGGCGGGGATCCACGTCCACGTGGGGGTGGACGACGCCGAGAAAGCCACATGGGTCGCAAACGAGGTCCGGTGGTTCCTGCCCGTGATGCTCGCGCTCTCGGCGAACTCGCCGTACTGGTACGGGTTCGACACCGGCCTCGCCTCCGCGCGCGCGAAGATATTCGAGAACCTCCCGAACACCGGGGTCCCGACGGCGTTCCGCGACTTCGCGGCGTATCGCGACTTCGAGCGGCTCATGGTCGAACGCGATTCGATCAACGACCGCGGCGAGCTCTGGTACGACGTCCGCCCGCACACCGAGAACGGTACCGTGGAGGTCCGCGCGCCCGACGGGCAGGCCGACCCCGAGGCCGTCTTCGCGTTCGTGGAGTACGTCCACGCGCTCGTAATGGACCTCGCGGAGCGATACGAACGCACGGCGGACCCGTGGGCGACCTACCGCTCGGGTGGGGCCGATTCGAGCGCGCCGCCGCTTCGACGCGAACTCCTCGACGAGAACAAGTGGCGTGCGCTCCGGTACGGCCACGACGCGACGTTCATCGACCGCGACGGGACCGACATCATCGGGTTCAGGGACGCGATCGAGCGCGAAGCCGACCGGCTCGGCGTCGACGGGATCGCCCGTCTCGCGGCGGCCGAGAGCGGCGCGGCGAGACAGCGCCGACTTCTCGAATCCGAGGGGCTCGACGGCGTCTGTGCCGCGCTCATGCTGTGA
- a CDS encoding VOC family protein — translation MDATLDHTMMRVEDLEESIDWYTTHLDYEEKSRWEADSFTNVFLGPADVHEDGALLELTYNHDDRSYEMGDAWGHIAVRVPEDELQSSYDELMDEGVEDYRDPESCDNNYAFVKDPDGHEIEIVKRDYGAKWSLDHTMMRVEDADQQIGFWARKFEYETQPEGKWEADSFANYFVAPRDSPQEAMSVELTYNYDGRSYEMGDAWGHVAVRVDDLDDAWETLMTREAEEYRDPESCDHDYAFTKGPDGHEIEIVTS, via the coding sequence ATGGACGCGACGCTCGATCACACCATGATGCGTGTCGAGGACCTCGAAGAGAGCATCGACTGGTACACGACGCATCTCGACTACGAGGAGAAGAGCCGCTGGGAGGCCGACAGCTTCACCAACGTCTTTCTCGGACCAGCGGACGTCCACGAGGACGGCGCGCTGCTCGAACTCACCTACAACCACGACGACCGGAGCTACGAGATGGGCGACGCGTGGGGCCACATCGCGGTACGAGTTCCGGAGGACGAACTCCAGTCCTCCTACGACGAACTCATGGACGAGGGCGTCGAGGATTATCGGGATCCCGAATCCTGTGACAACAACTACGCGTTCGTGAAGGACCCCGACGGCCACGAGATCGAGATCGTCAAACGCGACTACGGCGCGAAGTGGAGCCTCGACCACACCATGATGCGCGTCGAGGACGCCGACCAGCAGATCGGCTTCTGGGCCCGGAAGTTCGAGTACGAGACCCAGCCCGAGGGCAAGTGGGAGGCCGACTCCTTCGCGAACTACTTCGTCGCGCCGCGTGACAGCCCGCAGGAAGCGATGAGCGTCGAGCTCACCTACAACTACGACGGGCGCTCCTACGAGATGGGCGACGCGTGGGGCCACGTCGCGGTGCGGGTCGACGACCTCGACGACGCGTGGGAGACCCTGATGACGCGCGAGGCGGAGGAGTATCGCGATCCGGAGTCCTGCGACCACGACTACGCGTTCACGAAGGGGCCCGACGGCCACGAGATCGAGATCGTCACCTCCTGA
- the rpl12p gene encoding 50S ribosomal protein P1, whose translation MEYVYAALILNETDEEINEDNLTSVLEAAGADVEDSRVKALVAALEDVDIEEAVDQAAAVPAGGAGGAAAPAGGDEAEAEAETDEAEEEEAEAEEEDDDDDDAGGEGLGELFG comes from the coding sequence ATGGAATACGTTTACGCAGCACTCATCCTGAACGAGACCGACGAAGAGATCAACGAAGACAACCTGACGAGCGTGCTCGAGGCCGCCGGCGCTGACGTCGAGGACTCGCGCGTCAAGGCGCTCGTGGCCGCCCTCGAGGACGTCGACATCGAGGAAGCCGTCGACCAGGCCGCCGCGGTCCCCGCTGGTGGCGCGGGCGGCGCAGCCGCACCGGCCGGCGGCGACGAGGCCGAGGCCGAGGCGGAGACCGACGAGGCCGAAGAGGAGGAAGCCGAAGCCGAAGAAGAGGACGACGATGACGACGACGCGGGCGGCGAGGGCCTCGGCGAGCTCTTCGGCTAA
- a CDS encoding M24 family metallopeptidase, translating into MNVYPDGEKTDRLDTYLAAEDLDAVWFARPANFAWLTGGDNVVDREAEVGVAAAGYAGDEVRVVTDTIEAQRLAEEELPDGTPIESFPWYESTLPDAVAERSSTPAAADFDVPGLDTLDPVWLRVPLTDVDVERYRALGADTAAAVEAVGREVEAGTTEREAAARLREALFERGVDSPVALVASAERAQAYRHFPPKDVELGAYGILTVTGVRDGLHASVTRTVAFDPPEWLADRHEAAMSVEAAVIAATNRLAGGGTAADLFEVIQDAYADAGYPGEWEEHHQGGLTGFAGREWKATPTAGEPVEVPAGYAWNPTVQGAKSEDTVLVDDGVEVLTATGEWPTREFEVGGERIVRHALGP; encoded by the coding sequence GTGAACGTGTATCCGGATGGCGAGAAAACCGACCGACTCGATACGTATCTCGCGGCCGAAGACCTCGACGCGGTCTGGTTCGCCCGGCCGGCGAACTTCGCGTGGCTGACCGGCGGCGACAACGTCGTCGACCGGGAGGCGGAGGTTGGCGTGGCGGCCGCGGGCTACGCCGGCGACGAGGTCCGGGTCGTCACCGACACCATCGAGGCCCAGCGGCTCGCCGAGGAGGAACTCCCCGACGGGACCCCGATCGAATCGTTCCCCTGGTACGAATCCACGCTCCCCGACGCGGTCGCCGAGCGCTCGTCGACCCCGGCCGCGGCGGACTTCGACGTTCCGGGACTCGACACGCTCGACCCCGTGTGGCTCAGGGTCCCGCTGACCGACGTCGACGTCGAGCGCTACCGGGCGCTCGGTGCCGACACCGCGGCGGCGGTCGAGGCGGTCGGCCGCGAGGTCGAAGCCGGGACCACCGAGCGCGAGGCCGCCGCCCGGCTCCGAGAGGCGCTGTTCGAACGCGGGGTCGACTCGCCGGTCGCGCTCGTCGCGAGCGCGGAGCGCGCACAGGCGTACCGTCACTTCCCGCCGAAGGACGTCGAACTCGGTGCGTACGGCATCCTGACGGTCACCGGGGTCCGCGACGGCCTCCACGCGAGCGTCACGCGGACCGTGGCCTTCGACCCGCCCGAGTGGCTGGCCGATCGCCACGAGGCGGCGATGTCGGTGGAGGCGGCGGTCATCGCGGCGACGAACCGGCTCGCGGGCGGGGGCACCGCGGCCGACCTGTTCGAGGTGATCCAGGACGCCTACGCCGACGCCGGCTATCCGGGCGAGTGGGAGGAGCACCACCAGGGCGGCCTGACGGGCTTCGCGGGGCGGGAGTGGAAGGCGACGCCGACGGCGGGCGAACCGGTCGAGGTCCCGGCGGGATACGCCTGGAACCCGACCGTACAGGGTGCGAAGAGTGAGGACACGGTGCTCGTCGACGACGGGGTCGAGGTCCTCACGGCGACCGGCGAGTGGCCGACCCGCGAGTTCGAGGTGGGTGGCGAGCGGATCGTCCGTCACGCGCTCGGCCCGTAA
- a CDS encoding toxin-antitoxin system TumE family protein, whose protein sequence is MGEGGDATKALDVTERFPENGTLVDITAWRVPGSDRYPDGVRYSMQYGRIEGGTIVRYDNFPDHPGASRHHKHTETGSVEDIEFPGLLPLFRRFKQEVRNHGEHWP, encoded by the coding sequence ATGGGAGAGGGTGGTGATGCGACGAAAGCCCTCGATGTCACGGAACGCTTCCCGGAGAACGGGACGCTCGTCGATATCACGGCCTGGCGCGTGCCCGGTTCCGACCGCTATCCGGACGGTGTACGATACTCCATGCAGTACGGTCGGATCGAGGGCGGAACCATCGTGCGATACGATAATTTCCCGGACCATCCCGGCGCGTCGCGCCATCACAAACACACCGAGACGGGGTCGGTCGAGGACATCGAGTTTCCCGGCCTGCTCCCGCTCTTCCGGCGATTCAAACAGGAGGTACGCAATCATGGCGAACACTGGCCCTGA
- a CDS encoding HVO_A0114 family putative DNA-binding protein, with protein sequence MANTGPDDENDPTRTMHIRFGRGNTERVEGTLAALDRDETPEPYFERVFRDEDDLHRVTRPKNLELLRTLASERPESIRETARIVERDVRQVHRNLTELVELGLVEFEANGRSKRPSVWYDEIAVELELTTDEDAETSETVEA encoded by the coding sequence ATGGCGAACACTGGCCCTGACGACGAGAACGACCCCACGCGCACGATGCACATCCGCTTCGGACGCGGAAACACGGAACGCGTCGAAGGGACACTGGCGGCGCTCGACCGCGACGAGACACCCGAACCCTACTTCGAGCGGGTCTTCCGCGACGAGGATGACCTGCATCGTGTGACACGTCCGAAGAACCTCGAACTGCTCCGAACTCTGGCGAGCGAGCGTCCCGAGAGTATCCGTGAGACCGCTCGGATCGTCGAGCGCGACGTTCGCCAAGTCCATCGCAACCTGACGGAACTGGTGGAGCTCGGTCTCGTCGAGTTCGAGGCAAATGGGCGATCGAAACGCCCGAGTGTCTGGTACGACGAGATCGCCGTCGAACTGGAGTTGACGACCGACGAGGATGCGGAGACGAGCGAAACCGTCGAAGCCTGA
- a CDS encoding 50S ribosomal protein L10, with product MAADAESEATDHRTEQIPEWKREEVTDLADLIASYESIGIVSVAGIPSRQLQAMRRDLQGSARLRVARNTLLTRALDEADEGVDDLVDEVDGQVGLIGTNENPFGLYRQLEASKTPAPINAGEVSPNDITIPEGDTGIDPGPFVGELQQVGAEARIMDGSIQVTDDSTVLEEGEEVSQALANVLSELGIEPKEVGLDLRTVYADGTLFEADELAIDIDEYRADIESAAAAGRNLSINAAYPTAQTAGALLGKGATEARGLGIEAAVESPDLVEDLVGRADAQLRALAAHIHDDEALPEALQGAEAAADTTTDEQGDDQPAETETEDEAADADDDDDDDDAGGAGLGEMFG from the coding sequence ATGGCCGCCGACGCCGAATCGGAGGCCACGGACCACCGGACCGAACAGATCCCCGAGTGGAAGCGCGAGGAGGTCACGGATCTGGCCGACCTCATCGCGAGCTACGAGAGCATCGGGATCGTCTCGGTCGCGGGCATCCCGAGCCGACAGCTCCAGGCGATGCGCCGCGACCTCCAGGGCTCGGCCCGGCTCCGCGTCGCACGCAACACCCTGCTGACGCGCGCGCTCGACGAGGCCGACGAGGGCGTCGACGACCTCGTCGACGAGGTCGATGGCCAGGTCGGGCTGATCGGGACGAACGAGAACCCGTTCGGCCTCTACCGCCAGCTCGAAGCCTCGAAGACGCCCGCCCCGATCAACGCGGGCGAGGTCTCACCGAACGATATCACCATCCCCGAGGGCGACACCGGGATCGACCCGGGTCCCTTCGTCGGCGAACTCCAGCAGGTCGGTGCCGAGGCCCGGATCATGGACGGTTCGATCCAGGTCACCGACGACTCGACGGTTCTGGAGGAGGGCGAGGAGGTCTCACAGGCCCTCGCGAACGTCCTCTCGGAGCTCGGGATCGAGCCCAAAGAGGTCGGGCTCGACCTCAGAACGGTGTACGCCGACGGGACGCTGTTCGAGGCTGACGAGCTGGCCATCGACATCGACGAGTACCGTGCGGACATCGAGTCCGCCGCCGCCGCCGGGCGGAACCTCTCGATCAACGCGGCCTACCCGACCGCACAGACCGCGGGCGCGCTGCTCGGCAAGGGCGCGACCGAGGCACGCGGGCTCGGTATCGAGGCCGCCGTCGAGAGCCCCGACCTCGTCGAGGACCTCGTGGGCCGGGCCGACGCCCAGCTCCGCGCGCTCGCCGCGCACATCCACGACGACGAGGCGCTCCCGGAGGCACTCCAGGGCGCGGAAGCGGCTGCCGACACCACCACGGACGAACAGGGCGACGACCAACCGGCCGAAACGGAGACCGAGGACGAGGCCGCCGACGCCGACGACGATGATGACGACGACGATGCAGGCGGCGCTGGCCTCGGCGAGATGTTCGGCTAA
- a CDS encoding 50S ribosomal protein L11: MAGTIEALVPGGEADPGPPLGPELGPTPVNVQEVVAEINDQTDAFDGMEVPVTVEYDDEGDFSISVGVPPTAALIKDTAGFETGSGEPQKDFVADISVEDVRQIAEQKGPDLLAYDTKNAAKEVAGTCVTLGVTIDGEDARTFGERVDDGQYDDVLAEEAAA; this comes from the coding sequence ATGGCTGGAACTATCGAAGCACTCGTTCCCGGCGGGGAGGCCGATCCCGGCCCGCCGCTCGGACCCGAGCTCGGCCCGACCCCGGTGAACGTCCAGGAGGTCGTCGCGGAGATCAACGACCAGACCGACGCCTTCGACGGGATGGAAGTCCCCGTCACGGTCGAATACGACGACGAGGGCGACTTTTCGATCTCCGTCGGTGTCCCGCCGACCGCGGCGCTGATCAAGGACACGGCGGGGTTCGAGACGGGCAGCGGCGAACCCCAGAAGGACTTCGTCGCCGACATCTCGGTCGAGGACGTGCGTCAGATCGCCGAACAGAAGGGGCCGGACCTGCTGGCCTACGACACGAAGAACGCCGCGAAGGAGGTCGCGGGCACCTGTGTCACGCTCGGCGTGACCATCGACGGCGAGGACGCCCGGACCTTCGGCGAGCGCGTCGACGACGGGCAGTACGACGACGTACTCGCCGAAGAAGCCGCGGCCTGA
- a CDS encoding COX15/CtaA family protein, whose product MVRFRHLAAVTTGMTFVLILLGVYTAAAGAGLSCGARWPLCNGAVFGLFPADWPSFIEWFHRLVAMITGFAILGTTYLAWRRDEARRTKYATVLALVALPIQVLLGGATVTVYTPLVQVAHHGAALVIFGALIAATVWAYESTPDDPATADTAAAASAD is encoded by the coding sequence ATGGTCCGTTTTCGCCACTTGGCCGCCGTCACCACGGGGATGACGTTCGTGCTCATCCTGCTCGGGGTGTACACCGCCGCCGCCGGTGCGGGGCTGTCGTGCGGCGCGCGATGGCCGCTGTGTAACGGTGCGGTGTTCGGGCTGTTTCCCGCCGACTGGCCGAGCTTCATCGAGTGGTTCCACCGACTCGTCGCGATGATCACCGGCTTCGCCATCCTCGGGACGACCTACCTCGCGTGGCGGCGGGACGAGGCCCGCCGGACGAAGTACGCGACGGTGCTCGCGCTCGTCGCCCTCCCCATCCAAGTGCTCCTCGGCGGGGCCACCGTCACCGTCTACACCCCGCTCGTCCAGGTCGCTCACCACGGGGCCGCGCTCGTGATCTTCGGGGCGCTCATCGCGGCCACCGTCTGGGCCTACGAGTCGACCCCCGACGACCCCGCGACCGCCGACACCGCCGCCGCCGCCAGCGCGGATTAA
- a CDS encoding 50S ribosomal protein L1 translates to MAAAQDITEAVTRALDEAPDRKFTETVDLAVNLRDLDLNDPSNRVDESIVLPAGTGQDTRIIVFAEGETALRAEEVADDVLDSNDLEDLGDDDGAAKDLAGDTDFFIAEAGMMQDIGRYLGTVLGPRGKMPTPLQPDDDVVETIERMKNTVQVRSRDRRTFHTRVGAADMTADEIADNIDVVNRRLEASLERGPLNIDTMYVKTTMGPSVEVA, encoded by the coding sequence ATGGCAGCAGCACAGGACATCACAGAGGCCGTGACGCGCGCGCTCGACGAGGCCCCGGATCGGAAATTCACCGAGACCGTGGACCTCGCCGTCAACCTGCGCGACCTCGACCTCAACGACCCATCGAATCGAGTCGACGAGAGCATCGTGCTCCCCGCCGGCACCGGTCAGGACACCCGTATCATCGTGTTCGCCGAGGGCGAGACCGCCCTCCGTGCCGAGGAAGTCGCCGACGACGTCCTCGACAGTAACGACTTAGAGGACCTCGGCGACGACGACGGGGCCGCGAAGGACCTCGCTGGTGACACCGACTTCTTCATCGCCGAAGCCGGCATGATGCAGGACATCGGCCGGTATCTCGGGACCGTCTTGGGCCCGCGCGGGAAGATGCCGACCCCGCTCCAGCCCGACGACGACGTCGTCGAGACGATCGAGCGGATGAAGAACACGGTGCAGGTCCGGAGCCGCGACCGACGTACGTTCCACACGCGCGTCGGCGCGGCCGACATGACCGCCGACGAGATCGCCGACAACATCGACGTCGTCAACCGGCGTCTGGAGGCGAGCCTCGAACGCGGTCCCCTGAACATCGACACGATGTACGTCAAAACCACGATGGGCCCCTCGGTGGAGGTGGCCTGA